A region of Ornithorhynchus anatinus isolate Pmale09 chromosome 5, mOrnAna1.pri.v4, whole genome shotgun sequence DNA encodes the following proteins:
- the KCNN4 gene encoding intermediate conductance calcium-activated potassium channel protein 4, translated as MGELEGPKVPGLWGLRRRKRLLEQEKELAGWTLALAMAGVALMVLHAEILWFGQCEWDTYFLLVKCAISISTFFLLILILAFHAKEVQLFMTDNGLRDWRVALRRRQVVLMALELVVCGLHPVPAGLSCPRDRARSGRGWRVFLSESETLLSLAMLLRLYLVPRALLLRSGVLLNASYRSIGALNQVRFRYWFLAKLYMNTHPGRLLLGLTLGLWVTTAWVLSVAERQTANNTGQLSDTLWLIPITFLTIGYGDVVPGTFWGKIVCLCTGVMGVCCTALLVAVVARKLEFNKAEKHVHNFMMDIQCAKEMKESAARVLQEAWHFFKHGRRKEQGASRTHQRRLLAAIHEFRQVRLKHRKLRDQVNSLVDISKMHMILCDLQSGLSNSHRDLEKRIDAIGGKLDTLTRLLNAALELGPPPAPTDTA; from the exons atgggggagctggaggggccCAAGGTGCCCGGCCTGTGGGGGctgcggaggaggaagaggctgctggagcaggagaaggagctggcGGGCTGGACGCTGGCCCTGGCCATGGCCGGGGTGGCCCTCATGGTCCTACACGCGGAGATACTCTGGTTCGGCCAGTGTGAG TGGGATACCTACTTCTTACTGGTGAAATGTGCCATCAGCATctccaccttcttcctcctcatcctcattttgGCCTTCCACGCCAAGGAGGTCCAG CTGTTCATGACGGACAACGGCCTGCGGGACTGGCGCGTGGCGCTGCGGCGGCGGCAGGTGGTGCTGATGGCGCTGGAGCTGGTGGTGTGCGGGCTGCACCCGGTGCCGGCGGGGCTGTCGTGCCCCCGGGACCGGGCCCGGTCCGGCCGCGGCTGGAGGGTGTTCCTGTCCGAGTCGGAGACGCTGCTGTCGCTGGCCATGCTGCTGCGCCTCTACCTGGTGCCGCGGGCCCTGCTGCTCCGGAGCGGCGTCCTGCTCAACGCCTCCTACCGCAGCATCGGCGCCCTCAACCAGGTCCGCTTCCGATACTGGTTCCTGGCCAAGCTCTACATGAACACCCACCCCGGACGCCTGCTGCTCGGCCTCACCCTGGGCCTGTGGGTCACCACCGCCTGGGTGCTCTCGGTGGCCgagag GCAGACGGCCAACAACACGGGCCAGCTGAGCGATACGCTGTGGCTCATCCCCATCACCTTCCTCACCATCGGCTACGGAGACGTGGTGCCGGGCACTTTCTGGGGCAAAATCGTCTGCCTCTGCACGGGGGTGATG GGTGTGTGCTGCACCGCGCTGCTGGTGGCCGTGGTGGCTCGTAAGCTGGAATTCAACAAGGCTGAGAAGCACGTGCACAACTTCATGATGGACATCCAATGTGCCAAAGAG ATGAAGGAGTCGGCCGCCCGGGTGCTGCAGGAGGCCTGGCACTTTTTCAAGCACGGGCGTCGGAAGGAGCAGGGGGCCTCTCGGACGCACCAGCGCCGCCTGCTGGCCGCCATCCACGA atTCCGCCAGGTGCGCTTGAAACACCGGAAGCTGAGGGATCAGGTGAACTCCTTGGTGGACATTTCCAAG aTGCACATGATCCTGTGCGACCTCCAGTCCGGCCTCAGCAACTCCCACCGTGACCTGGAGAAGCGGATCGATGCCATAGGAGGAAAACTGGACACCCTGACCCGGCTCCTCAACGCCGCCCTGGAGCTggggccgccccctgcccccacggACACCGCATAG